One Scomber scombrus chromosome 4, fScoSco1.1, whole genome shotgun sequence genomic region harbors:
- the zgc:101858 gene encoding 3-oxoacyl-[acyl-carrier-protein] reductase FabG translates to MASEDAFKVSSLKGKVALITGASSGIGAGAAVLFAKLGSLLALNGRDVENLKKVAQQCIDSGATEPLLVPGDLTEEETVKRTVEQTIAHFGRLDVLVNSAGILAMGSIETTDLTQYDRVMNINVRSVYHLTQLCVTHLIETKGSIVNVSSVNGQRSFPGVLAYCMSKSAIDQFTRCIALELASKQVRVNSVCPGVIVTDVHKRAGLDEEQYAQFLAKSKHTHALGRPGEVDEVAHGIAFLASDAASFITGVNLPIDGGRHAMCPR, encoded by the exons ATGGCCTCAGAGGATGCATTTAAA GTATCTTCCCTGAAGGGTAAGGTGGCCCTGATAACTGGGGCCAGCTCGGGTATCGGAGCCGGTGCCGCTGTCCTGTTCGCCAAACTGGGATCTCTGCTGGCTCTCAATGGCCGAGACGTGGAAAACCTGAAAAAGGTGGCCCAACAGTGCATCGACTCAGGGGCCACAGAG CCGCTGCTCGTACCTGGAGACCTGACTGAAGAGGAGACGGTGAAGAGGACAGTCGAGCAGACCATCGCTCACTTTGGCCGGTTGGACGTCCTGGTCAACAGCGCTGGTATCTTGGCCATGGGCAGCATCGAGACAACAGACCTGACTCAGTATGACAGAGTCATGAACATCAATGTCAG ATCTGTGTACCACCTGACTCAACTTTGTGTGACTCACCTCATCGAGACTAAAGGCTCTATTGTTAACGTATCCAGTGTCAATGGACAGAGATCA TTTCCTGGTGTCCTGGCCTATTGTATGTCTAAGTCAGCAATTGACCAGTTCACACGTTGTATAGCACTCG AACTGGCATCAAAGCAAGTCAGAGTGAACTCCGTCTG cCCTGGTGTGATTGTCACAGATGTCCATAAGAGAGCAGGACTGGATGAGGAGCAATATGCTCAG TTTCTTGCAAAGTCTAAGCACACTCATGCCCTCGGTCGACCGGGTGAAGTGGACGAGGTGGCCCACGGCATCGCCTTCTTGGCGTCCGATGCTGCCAGCTTCATTACTGGAGTCAACCTGCCTATTGATGGAGGCCGCCATGCCATGTGCCCACGATGA